A section of the Shimia isoporae genome encodes:
- a CDS encoding molybdopterin oxidoreductase family protein, with protein MADGQPQIDLSPKVSDEVRKTTCYMCACRCGINVHMKDGKVAYIEGNRDHPVNKGVLCAKGSAGIMQVNAPSRLKAPLKRVGPRGSGEFVEISWEEAMSTAVGWLTELHETAPHKLAFFTGRDQSQSFTSFWAQHFGTPNYAAHGGFCSVNMAAAGIYTMGGAFWEFGQPDWDNTKLFMIFGVAEDHDSNPIKMGIGKIKARGAKVIGVNPVRSGYNAVADEWVGITPGTDGLFILALVHELLKAGKIDLNYLAQFTNAPVLVDGETGLLMRDEDGKQLVIDRVTGKLAPFDQKGVRPDLSAQYRHAGVTHKTVMALMAEKYLDPQYAPENVAEKTGIPAAKIKTIAAELARVAFDEAFEVQQEWTDFRGETHKTMTGRPVSFHAMRGISAHSNGFQTCRALHVLQILLGTVEVPGGFRFKPPYPKPVEAHPTPHGYGRPGKPLAGPHLGFPRGPEDLQINEDGSACRIDKAFTWENPMSVHGLMHMVISNAHAGDPYPIDTLFMYMANMSWNSTMNTSGVIKMLTDRHDDGRYKIPRIIYSDAYSSEMVAYADLILPDTTYLERHDCISLLDRPICEADGAADAIRWPVVEPDRDVRGFQSVLIELGARIGLPGFLNEDGTQKWKDYADYIVNHERRPGVGPLAGFRGENGDQFGRGEVNSDQLDRYIANGGFSIEHVPDEALYMKPWNLAYQDWAVKIGLYDAPQPFLFQLYVEPMRKFQRAAEGHGDRQPPDHLRGRLKEVMDPLPIWYAPFEDNHVDTDEFDVHALTQRPMAMYHSWGTQNAWLRQLHGHNPLYLPTKLWQKHGFSEGDWARVTSVHGEITVPVAHQAALNENTVWTWNAIGKRKGTWALSEDAPESNKGFLLNHLIHELLPPKGDGLRWANSDPITGQAAWFDLRVKIEKAEAPAESQPAFEPLKSPVPQGPAELKWKVGK; from the coding sequence ATGGCTGACGGACAACCGCAAATCGATCTTTCCCCCAAAGTCTCGGACGAGGTGCGCAAGACAACCTGCTACATGTGCGCCTGCCGCTGCGGCATCAACGTTCATATGAAGGACGGAAAAGTTGCCTACATCGAAGGCAACCGGGACCATCCTGTGAACAAAGGTGTTCTTTGCGCCAAAGGCTCTGCCGGGATCATGCAAGTCAACGCCCCGTCACGCCTTAAGGCACCGCTCAAGCGGGTCGGTCCACGCGGATCGGGCGAGTTCGTTGAAATCAGCTGGGAAGAAGCCATGAGCACAGCCGTCGGCTGGCTCACTGAGCTTCACGAAACAGCACCGCACAAACTCGCCTTTTTCACCGGCCGTGATCAGTCACAGTCCTTTACGTCCTTCTGGGCGCAACACTTCGGCACACCGAACTACGCCGCTCACGGCGGTTTCTGCTCGGTCAACATGGCCGCCGCGGGCATCTACACGATGGGCGGCGCCTTTTGGGAGTTCGGCCAGCCGGACTGGGACAACACCAAACTGTTCATGATTTTTGGCGTGGCAGAAGACCACGACAGCAACCCGATCAAAATGGGCATTGGCAAGATCAAGGCGCGCGGTGCCAAGGTCATCGGCGTAAACCCTGTGCGCTCTGGCTACAACGCTGTGGCCGATGAATGGGTCGGGATAACGCCGGGCACCGACGGGCTGTTCATTCTCGCGCTTGTGCATGAATTGCTCAAAGCCGGCAAAATCGACCTGAACTACCTCGCGCAATTCACTAACGCGCCGGTTCTGGTTGACGGAGAAACCGGTCTCTTGATGCGCGATGAGGATGGCAAGCAACTGGTCATTGACCGCGTCACGGGCAAACTCGCGCCTTTCGACCAGAAAGGTGTGCGTCCGGATCTTTCAGCGCAATACCGCCACGCTGGCGTGACCCACAAAACCGTTATGGCGTTGATGGCCGAGAAATACCTCGATCCGCAATATGCGCCGGAAAACGTCGCCGAGAAAACCGGCATCCCGGCTGCCAAGATCAAAACCATCGCGGCAGAGCTTGCCCGCGTTGCCTTTGACGAAGCCTTTGAGGTCCAACAGGAATGGACCGACTTCCGTGGAGAGACCCACAAGACGATGACGGGGCGCCCTGTCAGTTTCCACGCGATGCGCGGTATTTCCGCCCATTCCAACGGGTTCCAGACTTGCCGGGCTCTACACGTTCTTCAAATCCTGCTTGGCACCGTCGAAGTTCCTGGCGGTTTCCGCTTCAAGCCGCCATACCCGAAGCCGGTCGAAGCACACCCGACACCTCACGGCTATGGCCGCCCCGGCAAACCGCTGGCCGGTCCACACCTCGGCTTCCCGCGAGGGCCAGAAGACCTGCAAATCAACGAAGACGGCTCCGCATGCCGCATCGACAAGGCTTTCACGTGGGAAAACCCGATGTCCGTGCACGGCCTGATGCACATGGTGATCTCCAATGCCCATGCCGGTGATCCCTATCCGATAGACACATTGTTCATGTACATGGCGAACATGTCGTGGAACTCCACGATGAATACCTCCGGCGTGATCAAGATGCTCACAGACCGGCATGACGACGGTCGATACAAAATCCCGCGCATCATCTATTCCGATGCCTACAGTTCAGAGATGGTCGCCTACGCGGACCTTATCCTGCCTGACACCACATATCTCGAACGCCACGACTGCATCTCGCTTCTGGACCGCCCCATCTGCGAGGCAGATGGAGCCGCGGATGCCATCCGTTGGCCGGTCGTGGAGCCGGATCGCGATGTGCGCGGTTTTCAATCGGTGTTGATCGAACTTGGCGCGCGCATTGGTCTACCCGGTTTCCTGAACGAAGACGGCACCCAGAAGTGGAAGGACTACGCCGACTACATCGTAAATCATGAACGTCGTCCCGGCGTTGGGCCGCTGGCCGGCTTCAGAGGCGAGAATGGTGACCAGTTCGGCCGCGGCGAGGTCAACTCTGACCAGCTTGACCGCTACATCGCCAACGGTGGCTTTTCCATTGAACACGTGCCGGACGAAGCGCTTTACATGAAACCCTGGAACCTGGCCTATCAGGATTGGGCAGTAAAGATCGGCCTCTACGACGCACCACAGCCTTTCCTGTTCCAGCTCTATGTTGAGCCAATGCGCAAGTTCCAACGCGCGGCCGAAGGGCACGGCGACCGGCAACCACCCGATCATCTTCGCGGGCGCCTTAAAGAGGTGATGGACCCGCTCCCCATATGGTATGCGCCTTTCGAGGACAACCACGTGGACACCGACGAATTCGACGTGCATGCCCTCACCCAACGCCCGATGGCGATGTATCACAGTTGGGGCACGCAGAATGCCTGGCTCAGACAGTTGCACGGCCACAACCCTTTGTACCTGCCCACCAAGCTCTGGCAAAAACACGGGTTTTCCGAAGGAGATTGGGCGCGCGTAACCTCTGTTCATGGGGAAATCACAGTTCCTGTCGCCCATCAGGCCGCACTTAACGAAAACACCGTCTGGACATGGAACGCCATCGGCAAACGCAAAGGCACCTGGGCGCTCTCAGAGGACGCTCCGGAATCCAACAAAGGCTTCCTGCTCAACCACCTGATCCACGAGTTGTTACCGCCCAAAGGGGACGGCCTCCGCTGGGCCAACTCCGACCCGATCACCGGTCAGGCAGCATGGTTCGACCTGAGGGTGAAAATCGAGAAAGCTGAAGCGCCGGCAGAAAGCCAACCAGCCTTCGAGCCACTCAAGTCGCCGGTGCCGCAAGGCCCCGCAGAGCTGAAATGGAAGGTGGGCAAATGA
- a CDS encoding 4Fe-4S dicluster domain-containing protein — protein MTSLPTSTDRKLGLVIDLDTCVGCHACVISCKGWNTENYGAPLSDQRPYGTEPMGTFLNRVHSYEVQPETGPAQTVHFPKSCLHCEDAPCVTVCPTGASYKRAEDGIVLVNEDHCIGCGLCAWACPYGAREMDQAEGVMKKCTLCVDRIYNENLPEEDQIPSCVRTCPAGARHFGDLGDPNSDVSQLVESRGGFDLMPEMGTKPVNKYLPPRLKDSWDDQSLLAPLLEPVAEEPKGFLNWLDKTLDKLPGGTA, from the coding sequence ATGACCTCGCTCCCGACCTCTACAGACCGCAAGCTCGGCCTCGTCATCGATCTGGATACCTGCGTAGGCTGCCACGCCTGCGTGATCTCCTGCAAAGGCTGGAACACCGAAAATTACGGTGCGCCCCTCAGCGATCAGCGCCCTTACGGCACGGAGCCTATGGGCACCTTCCTCAACCGCGTCCACAGCTACGAAGTGCAGCCTGAAACAGGCCCTGCACAGACTGTGCACTTCCCCAAATCCTGCCTGCATTGCGAGGACGCTCCTTGCGTCACGGTCTGTCCAACCGGTGCCAGTTACAAGCGCGCAGAGGATGGCATTGTGTTGGTGAACGAAGACCACTGCATCGGCTGTGGTCTCTGTGCTTGGGCCTGCCCTTATGGCGCCCGCGAAATGGATCAGGCCGAAGGCGTGATGAAGAAATGCACCCTGTGTGTGGACCGCATCTATAACGAAAACCTTCCGGAAGAAGATCAGATTCCCTCCTGCGTTCGCACATGCCCTGCTGGCGCACGTCACTTCGGCGACTTGGGTGACCCGAACTCGGATGTTAGCCAACTTGTTGAAAGCCGTGGCGGATTTGACCTTATGCCTGAGATGGGAACGAAACCGGTGAACAAATACCTGCCCCCGCGTCTCAAGGATTCTTGGGACGATCAGTCTCTCCTCGCCCCACTTCTTGAACCCGTCGCCGAGGAGCCAAAAGGGTTCCTGAACTGGCTCGACAAAACCCTCGACAAACTGCCCGGAGGGACCGCCTGA
- a CDS encoding dimethyl sulfoxide reductase anchor subunit family protein → MHPAPSVIIFTTLSGLGFGLLFWLGIDPTPPTGVMGFIFFAIAYALAVGGLLSSTFHLGHPERAWRAMTQWRTSWLSREGVCAVAALCILGIYAAALIFLGTHIAFLGWIGAALSLGTVFTTSMIYGQLATVPRWKTPLTPALYLTFSLAGGALLSGRASTAIALLLFAAAVQLAWWQRGDKALLQSGTDLGTATGLGERGVVRSMAHPHSSPNYLMKEFVYVVGRKHAMKLRGIAFALTFILPLVFLLMPFSHAFAALAVISHIAGVACSRWLFFAEAEHVVGLYYGMR, encoded by the coding sequence ATGCACCCTGCACCGTCCGTCATCATTTTCACAACACTCTCTGGGCTCGGCTTTGGCCTGCTGTTCTGGCTCGGCATCGACCCCACGCCGCCCACTGGCGTCATGGGCTTCATCTTCTTTGCCATCGCATATGCGCTGGCTGTTGGGGGCTTGCTCTCGTCAACCTTTCACCTCGGCCACCCCGAACGGGCATGGCGCGCCATGACTCAATGGCGCACAAGTTGGCTGTCACGTGAAGGCGTCTGTGCAGTCGCTGCGCTTTGCATCCTAGGCATCTATGCCGCGGCGCTTATTTTTCTGGGCACCCATATTGCCTTCCTCGGCTGGATAGGTGCGGCGCTCTCACTGGGAACTGTTTTCACGACCTCCATGATCTATGGTCAGCTGGCGACTGTACCACGTTGGAAAACACCTTTGACTCCAGCGCTCTACCTGACTTTCTCGCTGGCTGGCGGCGCATTGCTTTCGGGTCGCGCATCAACAGCGATTGCATTGCTGCTATTCGCTGCAGCTGTGCAATTGGCCTGGTGGCAGCGCGGTGATAAAGCACTGCTGCAAAGCGGCACTGATCTGGGAACAGCCACCGGCCTTGGGGAGCGGGGGGTAGTACGATCGATGGCGCATCCGCACAGCTCTCCCAACTACCTGATGAAAGAATTCGTCTACGTGGTGGGGCGTAAGCATGCGATGAAACTGCGTGGCATTGCCTTCGCGCTGACCTTCATCCTACCGCTGGTTTTCCTGCTGATGCCTTTCAGTCACGCCTTTGCGGCACTCGCGGTTATCAGCCACATCGCAGGGGTTGCCTGTTCACGTTGGCTGTTCTTCGCAGAGGCCGAACATGTGGTCGGCCTCTACTACGGAATGCGCTGA
- a CDS encoding DUF1523 family protein has protein sequence MVYVKWGFWALFWIFVAAFFHYTLPQNDVVRVTDTYEKRIDFGENSIFWAKEDSGNATGNVNRDVFFIQTKFPNDRVMVYRNEDTSAGWPPYFKFDTSNLQAEAADLKSSATDPQWVAVKHYGWRNEFLSIYPNAVGVKPVEGPDVTFIPWLNIAILTVFFAIIWAVWVRWKRFREARIDPVLEDMGDSFEAAGDNLAEKRGRFRAWLDTWRGKAR, from the coding sequence ATGGTCTATGTGAAATGGGGTTTCTGGGCGTTGTTCTGGATTTTTGTCGCGGCGTTCTTCCACTATACGCTGCCACAGAACGACGTGGTGCGCGTCACCGATACCTATGAAAAGCGGATCGACTTTGGCGAGAACTCCATATTTTGGGCCAAAGAAGACAGCGGCAACGCGACCGGCAACGTGAACCGCGATGTGTTCTTCATTCAAACCAAATTTCCTAATGACCGGGTGATGGTTTACCGCAACGAGGATACCAGCGCCGGCTGGCCACCATACTTCAAGTTCGACACTTCAAATCTGCAAGCCGAGGCCGCAGACCTTAAGTCCAGCGCCACCGATCCGCAGTGGGTTGCTGTCAAGCACTACGGCTGGCGCAACGAGTTTCTGTCGATCTATCCGAACGCGGTTGGTGTGAAGCCTGTCGAAGGTCCGGATGTGACGTTCATTCCGTGGCTCAATATCGCAATTCTGACCGTGTTTTTCGCCATTATCTGGGCGGTCTGGGTTCGCTGGAAACGCTTCCGCGAAGCGCGCATTGATCCGGTTCTCGAGGACATGGGTGACAGTTTCGAAGCGGCCGGAGACAACCTTGCAGAAAAACGCGGCAGGTTCCGCGCCTGGCTTGATACCTGGCGCGGGAAAGCACGCTGA
- a CDS encoding DUF6638 family protein, giving the protein MHRLIQRGLMFGNLIEVASPILVERYNRALKHLTGKTTGLTDFHIDISGYSPEIGDELEDHLYLNHGGCNRQFILLTTEQKTAPLLNAQFSNSRDILRHFVEENEPQLFALTARDAVAGELVNSVFSVSQPARLFDIRKVTIEADTTEGTLRDAEKLATMADRFKQEEDGWFDDVLIADMIGLAKRTGDVTRNPVTLDTMSFDQEDFWTAHFGGIYVFRGLGHPAAISAGDKASLGKLPIKYTFDFTDRNQIAKFFDYNDLVEPIVKARGVDASAILRQKMDFIVVDAAQDAGVDLTGATRRDIRRLARDHAEQLPPEYHGLRQMVDWAENEGKWPRISSDHPAYFYTLRATDTDQADLVNMLLAELAPKDIRQLFICHKEAFYRHYQGWTETKKSFVADFLEREYQVDKAGARAALFGHEEPFDVPKVRRRVSQDMIDRVGPWGAVRR; this is encoded by the coding sequence ATGCATAGACTGATCCAACGCGGCCTGATGTTTGGCAACCTGATCGAGGTGGCCTCGCCGATCCTTGTGGAGCGCTACAACAGGGCGCTCAAGCACCTGACTGGCAAGACCACCGGCCTCACCGATTTTCACATCGATATTTCGGGCTACAGCCCAGAGATCGGGGATGAGTTGGAGGATCACCTTTACCTCAACCACGGGGGCTGTAACCGTCAGTTCATTCTGCTGACGACGGAGCAGAAGACCGCGCCGCTTTTGAATGCGCAGTTTTCCAACAGCCGCGATATTCTGCGGCATTTCGTTGAGGAGAACGAGCCGCAGCTATTTGCCTTGACCGCGCGGGATGCCGTCGCAGGCGAATTGGTGAATTCGGTGTTTTCCGTAAGCCAGCCTGCGCGGTTGTTTGATATTCGAAAGGTCACAATTGAGGCTGACACCACCGAAGGCACGCTGCGCGATGCGGAAAAGCTGGCGACGATGGCGGATCGGTTCAAACAGGAAGAAGACGGCTGGTTTGACGATGTTCTGATCGCGGACATGATCGGCCTAGCCAAGCGTACAGGGGATGTGACTCGCAATCCGGTGACGCTTGATACTATGTCCTTCGACCAAGAGGACTTTTGGACCGCGCATTTTGGCGGGATCTATGTTTTCCGCGGATTGGGGCATCCGGCAGCGATTTCAGCGGGTGACAAGGCCAGCCTTGGCAAATTGCCAATCAAGTACACTTTTGATTTCACAGACAGAAACCAGATCGCGAAGTTCTTTGACTATAATGATCTGGTAGAACCGATTGTGAAGGCGCGTGGGGTGGATGCGAGCGCGATCCTGCGTCAGAAGATGGATTTTATCGTTGTGGATGCTGCGCAGGATGCCGGCGTGGATTTGACGGGGGCGACACGGCGTGACATTCGGCGACTGGCGCGGGATCACGCGGAGCAGCTTCCGCCAGAGTATCATGGTTTGCGCCAGATGGTCGATTGGGCCGAGAACGAAGGCAAGTGGCCGCGGATCAGCAGTGATCACCCCGCCTATTTTTACACCCTACGGGCCACGGATACAGATCAGGCGGATCTGGTAAACATGTTGTTGGCGGAGTTGGCACCCAAGGACATTCGACAATTGTTCATTTGCCACAAGGAAGCTTTCTACCGGCATTATCAGGGTTGGACGGAAACCAAAAAGAGCTTTGTGGCGGATTTTCTGGAGCGCGAGTATCAGGTGGACAAGGCTGGAGCACGGGCCGCCCTGTTCGGGCATGAAGAGCCGTTTGATGTGCCGAAGGTGCGTCGTCGGGTTTCACAGGATATGATTGACCGCGTCGGACCTTGGGGCGCGGTGAGGAGATAA
- a CDS encoding ATP-binding protein, whose product MSVTSDLMELREEDIRKHYDAAVAMLDGFDHTPRIAKGKDLTAAPERSSGIGTRRRFRTTTPGLVTRSSARPEGVHLVERIEGAGGNDPLVSPTQASVQHGLRRALAIALAVGETFAEASGLGDLKRENLAGALGADKKSAFSELLAAEALAVNHVFANATSFLLAPLLSETQVEVGEVEEVLTDNAQLALHGALWELDQDIAALVSDEDRLVACVCAFAEQLMEKVALRAQNAAQLGAFVGAGWKVEADDLTINGFTPARAAKGTTLTMSFKKPNEVVGNHIAKYQAMKLAKMLMAYDFDRRLNPFAELGGFIFTFMGDGAPGTGKTTLIQMMAGLINDYCQVAGYAFRYQNFGIDNIDSYQGKSGQNAKAFVQNVLDPQVIGFGTIDDIDQIAGKRGDRQSSAGQQEVTAVFMEAFAGANTVVRGNCTFGMFSNYPENVDDALRQRAGARFLVDGPQTREDYIDILALLMGKNHDIALGEHELFEAQMIQKAVAASFESHNRPHEEGLLNVFDRVHGQVGDLDTIAKMGTYLKAIQEADPRFTGRAIKNITDAVKVRAMDFELPDEWMEQPELFLAKDYDTKKAMIGELRLPITTEMVVQEINRYADSEFRYADKSDEVAISNMVRDMQRTEAAKKRYLEGKG is encoded by the coding sequence ATGAGCGTGACCAGTGATTTGATGGAGCTGCGCGAAGAAGACATTCGCAAGCACTATGACGCGGCTGTTGCGATGCTGGATGGCTTTGATCACACGCCGCGAATTGCCAAGGGCAAAGACCTTACGGCGGCGCCGGAGCGCTCTAGTGGGATCGGCACGCGCCGGCGTTTCCGCACAACCACGCCAGGCTTGGTGACGCGTTCATCGGCGCGGCCAGAAGGTGTGCATCTGGTTGAGCGGATTGAGGGTGCCGGCGGTAACGATCCGCTGGTGTCTCCGACCCAAGCGAGCGTGCAGCACGGTTTGCGGCGGGCTTTGGCGATTGCTTTAGCAGTGGGTGAAACCTTTGCAGAAGCTTCGGGTCTGGGCGATCTGAAGAGAGAAAACTTGGCTGGTGCTTTGGGCGCAGATAAGAAATCGGCGTTCTCGGAACTGCTGGCCGCGGAGGCTTTGGCCGTCAACCATGTGTTTGCCAATGCCACGTCGTTTCTTTTGGCGCCTTTGCTCAGCGAGACGCAGGTTGAGGTGGGCGAAGTCGAGGAGGTCCTGACCGACAACGCGCAACTGGCCTTGCATGGCGCGTTGTGGGAATTGGATCAGGACATTGCCGCGCTTGTGTCTGACGAAGATCGGTTGGTCGCCTGTGTTTGCGCCTTTGCCGAGCAACTGATGGAAAAGGTGGCCTTGCGCGCCCAGAATGCCGCGCAACTGGGGGCTTTTGTCGGGGCCGGCTGGAAGGTTGAGGCCGATGATCTGACCATCAACGGATTTACGCCGGCGCGAGCCGCCAAAGGCACGACGCTGACCATGAGCTTCAAAAAGCCCAACGAAGTGGTGGGCAACCACATCGCCAAATATCAGGCGATGAAGCTCGCCAAAATGCTGATGGCCTATGATTTTGACCGGCGGCTCAATCCATTTGCGGAGTTGGGCGGGTTCATCTTCACCTTCATGGGCGACGGCGCGCCGGGCACGGGGAAAACCACGCTTATTCAGATGATGGCGGGGCTGATCAACGACTACTGTCAGGTGGCGGGTTATGCCTTCCGCTATCAGAACTTTGGTATCGACAACATCGACAGCTATCAGGGCAAGTCAGGGCAGAATGCCAAGGCGTTTGTACAGAATGTACTCGACCCGCAGGTGATCGGGTTTGGCACGATTGACGACATCGACCAGATCGCGGGCAAGCGCGGGGATCGGCAAAGCTCGGCGGGGCAGCAGGAGGTCACGGCGGTCTTTATGGAGGCTTTCGCGGGCGCCAACACCGTGGTGCGAGGGAATTGCACTTTTGGCATGTTCTCGAACTACCCCGAGAACGTGGACGACGCGCTGCGCCAGCGGGCGGGCGCGCGGTTTTTGGTGGACGGGCCGCAGACGCGGGAGGACTACATCGACATCCTCGCTCTATTGATGGGTAAGAACCACGACATTGCGTTGGGTGAGCATGAACTGTTCGAGGCGCAGATGATCCAGAAGGCGGTGGCGGCCTCGTTTGAGAGCCACAATCGACCGCATGAAGAAGGCCTGCTGAACGTCTTTGATCGGGTGCATGGGCAGGTGGGAGATCTGGATACGATTGCCAAGATGGGGACGTATCTGAAGGCCATTCAGGAGGCTGATCCGCGGTTTACCGGTCGGGCCATCAAGAACATTACGGATGCCGTAAAGGTTCGGGCGATGGACTTTGAACTGCCCGATGAATGGATGGAGCAGCCGGAGCTGTTCTTGGCGAAGGACTACGACACCAAAAAGGCGATGATTGGCGAACTGCGGTTGCCGATCACCACAGAGATGGTGGTGCAAGAGATCAACCGCTATGCGGACAGCGAATTCCGCTATGCCGACAAGTCTGACGAGGTGGCGATATCAAACATGGTGCGGGATATGCAGCGCACCGAGGCGGCGAAGAAACGGTATTTGGAGGGGAAAGGGTGA
- a CDS encoding MarR family winged helix-turn-helix transcriptional regulator produces the protein MSNTPSSILDQMLCFEVYSTEHAFSRLYKSLLAPLGLTYPQFLVMVLLWETDDQTVNGIGGQLGLESSTLTPLLKRMESAGLITRTRDKQDERRVRVSLTEAGDALRSEAKGIGTCVANATGMPEAELKSLLLELRKLRSGLAAFNTAAE, from the coding sequence ATGTCCAACACACCAAGTTCTATTCTCGATCAAATGCTCTGCTTTGAGGTCTACAGCACCGAGCACGCTTTCTCGCGGCTCTACAAATCGTTGCTGGCGCCCCTTGGCCTGACATATCCGCAGTTTCTAGTGATGGTATTGTTGTGGGAAACCGATGATCAGACGGTGAACGGAATTGGCGGGCAGCTTGGGCTTGAAAGCAGCACATTGACGCCTTTGCTCAAACGTATGGAGAGCGCGGGCCTCATCACACGAACGCGGGACAAACAGGACGAGCGACGTGTTCGGGTTTCGCTGACCGAAGCCGGAGACGCGCTGCGAAGTGAGGCGAAAGGGATCGGTACCTGTGTGGCGAACGCGACGGGCATGCCGGAGGCCGAATTGAAATCCTTGTTGCTTGAGTTGCGCAAGTTGAGAAGCGGGCTGGCCGCTTTCAACACCGCCGCCGAATAG
- a CDS encoding organic hydroperoxide resistance protein encodes MLKSTLYTTSATATGGREGRAVSEDGNLDVTLSTPKALGGAGGDGTNPEQMFAAGYAACFLSAMKFIAMQQKIALPEDASVTASVGIGPREDVGFGLEVGLKISLPGVDVEVAEKLVETAHMTCPYSHATKGSLTVTPELG; translated from the coding sequence ATGCTCAAGTCTACTCTTTACACAACGTCCGCCACTGCAACGGGAGGCCGCGAAGGGCGCGCAGTCTCCGAAGACGGCAATCTCGATGTAACGCTGTCCACGCCCAAGGCCCTTGGTGGCGCAGGTGGTGATGGCACCAACCCGGAGCAAATGTTCGCCGCCGGATACGCAGCTTGCTTCCTGTCCGCCATGAAATTCATTGCAATGCAGCAAAAAATCGCCTTGCCCGAAGACGCCTCGGTCACAGCATCTGTGGGCATTGGCCCCCGTGAAGACGTCGGCTTCGGACTCGAAGTCGGCCTGAAGATTTCGCTGCCGGGTGTTGACGTAGAAGTGGCTGAAAAACTGGTGGAAACCGCGCACATGACATGTCCATACAGTCACGCAACGAAAGGCTCTCTGACCGTCACTCCGGAATTGGGCTGA
- a CDS encoding P1 family peptidase, whose translation MQTGPRNLITDVAGLRVGNAQDDVVKTGTTVLVGDSPFTCGVSVMGGAPGTRETDLLAPDKTVQQVDALTLSGGSAFGLDASSGVADALRDQGRGFAVGDQNVPIVPGAILFDLLNGGNKNWSQNPYKALGASALEAASDEFALGSTGAGTGATLASHKGGLGSASAVLPSGHTVGALVAVNALGDASPDGKHFWAAPWEIDSEFGGKGLIGNAQTEWPRTKLSNHNTTIAIVATDADVSQSVCTRIATAAHDGMARALVPSHTPMDGDLIFAVSTNAKPIVNEANDVLLLGHAAATCLARAIARAVWEATPAKGDVLPCFNA comes from the coding sequence ATGCAAACCGGCCCAAGAAACCTGATCACCGATGTTGCCGGCTTGCGGGTCGGCAACGCCCAGGACGATGTTGTCAAAACCGGCACGACAGTCCTAGTAGGAGATAGCCCGTTTACCTGCGGTGTTTCTGTAATGGGCGGTGCGCCCGGCACGCGCGAAACCGACTTGCTCGCGCCCGACAAGACCGTTCAGCAAGTGGACGCGCTGACACTTTCAGGTGGCTCCGCGTTCGGGCTGGACGCGTCGTCCGGCGTAGCGGACGCACTGCGAGACCAGGGCCGGGGCTTCGCTGTTGGGGATCAGAATGTCCCGATCGTTCCGGGTGCCATTCTGTTTGATCTGCTGAATGGCGGAAACAAGAATTGGTCCCAAAACCCGTATAAAGCCCTCGGAGCTTCCGCCCTCGAAGCCGCATCGGACGAATTCGCCCTGGGCTCTACCGGCGCTGGCACGGGTGCAACGCTTGCCAGCCACAAGGGCGGACTAGGATCAGCATCTGCTGTGCTGCCCTCCGGTCACACGGTTGGCGCCCTGGTCGCAGTCAACGCTTTGGGAGACGCCAGCCCCGACGGGAAGCACTTCTGGGCGGCCCCATGGGAAATCGACAGCGAATTTGGCGGAAAAGGCTTGATTGGCAACGCTCAGACGGAGTGGCCGAGAACAAAACTCAGCAACCACAACACCACAATTGCCATCGTAGCAACCGACGCCGACGTGTCGCAATCGGTGTGCACACGTATTGCCACGGCTGCCCACGACGGCATGGCACGTGCGTTGGTGCCGTCGCACACGCCCATGGACGGGGACCTCATTTTCGCTGTCTCAACAAACGCCAAGCCAATTGTAAATGAGGCCAACGACGTGTTGTTGCTTGGACATGCGGCAGCCACCTGTCTGGCGCGGGCAATTGCACGGGCGGTGTGGGAAGCGACCCCGGCCAAGGGTGACGTACTTCCTTGTTTCAATGCCTGA